A DNA window from Parabacteroides johnsonii DSM 18315 contains the following coding sequences:
- a CDS encoding acetylxylan esterase codes for MKKSLFLLCLLLGMLGNCALVLAQPAQKLINVVVSPDRIDWKCKAKEEVKFTVQVFKNENLLKDVVVDYELGPEYFPTVVKKDIRLADGKTTLKAKMNEPGFLRCKVTAKVDGRKYEGMATVGVDETKIQPTTADPKDFDAFWTGAIAEARKQPLDPKMTLLPERCTSTQNVYHVSFQNERPGSRMYGILIVPKKPGKYPAILQVPGAGIRPYNGFNLGENIITLEIGIHGIPVTMPQEVYNNLAAGALNGYNAINKNNRDTHYYKRVYLGCVRAVDFLYSLPEFDGNTVGVTGGSQGGALSIVTAGLDPRIKFLAAFYPALCDYAGYLHKRAGGWPHYYRNAQPVANEVETLAYFDVVNFARRVNAPGWYSWGYNDVTCPPTSMYSAYNVIPGAKDLHLYLETGHWTYPEQQSERIEWLKGKCGK; via the coding sequence ATGAAAAAATCTTTATTCTTATTGTGTTTGCTTCTGGGAATGTTGGGAAATTGTGCATTGGTGTTAGCACAACCGGCTCAGAAGTTGATCAATGTGGTGGTTTCGCCTGACCGTATTGATTGGAAGTGCAAGGCGAAGGAGGAAGTGAAGTTTACGGTACAGGTTTTCAAGAATGAGAATTTATTGAAAGATGTAGTTGTCGACTATGAACTGGGGCCGGAATATTTTCCGACGGTTGTAAAGAAAGACATTCGTTTGGCAGATGGAAAAACGACACTGAAAGCGAAGATGAATGAACCCGGGTTCCTGCGTTGTAAAGTGACGGCCAAAGTGGACGGCCGGAAGTATGAAGGGATGGCCACGGTGGGCGTGGATGAAACGAAGATTCAGCCGACAACAGCTGATCCGAAAGATTTTGATGCTTTCTGGACCGGTGCGATCGCCGAAGCCCGTAAGCAACCGCTTGATCCCAAGATGACGTTGCTACCGGAAAGATGTACTTCTACACAGAATGTTTACCATGTCAGTTTTCAGAATGAACGTCCCGGTTCCCGTATGTATGGTATTCTGATTGTTCCGAAGAAACCCGGTAAATATCCGGCAATCCTTCAAGTTCCTGGAGCCGGCATACGTCCTTACAACGGATTCAATTTAGGAGAAAATATCATTACATTGGAGATTGGAATACATGGTATTCCTGTAACGATGCCACAAGAAGTATATAACAATCTGGCTGCCGGGGCATTGAACGGATATAATGCAATAAACAAAAATAATCGTGATACACATTACTATAAGCGAGTCTATCTCGGTTGTGTGCGGGCTGTGGACTTCCTCTATTCTTTGCCAGAGTTTGATGGGAATACGGTTGGTGTGACCGGTGGAAGCCAGGGAGGGGCCTTGTCTATTGTCACGGCCGGCCTGGACCCGCGTATTAAGTTCCTTGCCGCTTTCTATCCGGCTTTGTGTGATTATGCCGGTTATCTGCACAAACGTGCAGGAGGCTGGCCGCATTATTACCGGAATGCACAGCCGGTGGCAAACGAAGTGGAAACGCTTGCTTACTTCGATGTCGTGAATTTTGCCCGCCGTGTGAACGCTCCGGGCTGGTATAGCTGGGGATATAATGATGTGACCTGTCCGCCGACTTCCATGTATTCGGCCTACAATGTTATTCCGGGAGCGAAGGATTTGCATCTTTACCTCGAAACCGGTCATTGGACATATCCGGAACAGCAGTCGGAGCGTATTGAATGGCTGAAAGGTAAATGCGGGAAGTAA